A region from the Acidimicrobiales bacterium genome encodes:
- a CDS encoding TIM barrel protein, translating to MHPRISLNTISSLSWALDDDLAMLERLEASYFGFPLLKIENDVTSGIERIRLNGRPVACVAASTANASMLTSDDALVALAPAIDVAHALGSPLCYFTSGTTPDHMSTDEACGALAAALPPSIAYARDKGVTLAIENNSVTNRSLGFVHTLVDTIRICEETGLQICLELQNCWYERELPKLFRDHVARIGIVQVSDFLVGEDLRLNRRVLGDGSMPLVWMLESLLEAGYDGLFDIEVIGPSIDREGPESALRRSADWLSERLEELGA from the coding sequence GTGCACCCTCGCATCTCGCTGAACACCATCAGCTCGCTGAGCTGGGCTCTCGACGACGATCTGGCGATGCTCGAGCGGCTCGAGGCGTCCTACTTCGGGTTCCCGTTGCTGAAGATCGAGAACGACGTCACCTCTGGCATCGAGAGGATCCGTCTGAATGGCCGACCAGTGGCGTGCGTCGCGGCGTCGACGGCGAACGCGTCGATGCTGACCTCCGACGACGCCCTCGTGGCGCTCGCTCCGGCGATCGACGTCGCCCACGCGCTGGGGAGCCCGCTCTGCTACTTCACATCGGGAACGACACCCGACCACATGTCCACCGACGAGGCCTGCGGGGCACTCGCAGCTGCGCTACCCCCTTCGATCGCATACGCACGAGACAAGGGCGTGACCCTTGCGATCGAGAACAACAGTGTCACGAATCGTTCGCTCGGCTTCGTCCACACCCTGGTGGACACGATCCGAATCTGTGAGGAAACCGGGCTTCAGATCTGTCTGGAGTTGCAGAACTGCTGGTACGAGCGTGAGCTGCCGAAGCTCTTTCGCGACCACGTCGCCCGCATCGGGATCGTTCAGGTCAGCGACTTCCTGGTCGGCGAGGACCTGCGGCTGAATCGGCGAGTGCTGGGCGACGGGTCGATGCCGCTCGTATGGATGCTCGAGTCACTGCTCGAGGCGGGATACGACGGCCTCTTCGACATCGAGGTGATCGGGCCGAGTATCGATCGGGAGGGTCCCGAATCGGCACTGCGACGCAGCGCCGACTGGCTGAGCGAACGACTCGAGGAGCTGGGCGCATGA
- a CDS encoding sulfotransferase, giving the protein MTDAYPAVDELLANAVERTGFDDFGTSDFRDGLDMMLESLAVDAPYGPDGRAAALALIERRLDNRLQVEAWLAGHPAEAAAPIREPVSIVGLPRTGTTALGNMMSLDPRFRPLRPWEQEQPCPPPRLEDETNDPRRVAYVERIEAMLRDDPAQGAMHIWEPDATMEDTEILGLSFRSQQMTMPIWRYHAWWRQGDMRDTFRHHARVARLLQAHRPPNRWLFKAPHHKFHLDHMLDAYPDIRFVFTHRDPATSVPSYASFVTSLYPDEVVQRIGKEKIGREIHGHLLTGMQQAMAARKKLGPDRFFDVQHAEFVERPLDVLERIYGWLGLPLTEETRTAFEAWRAKHASGTHGAHRYTPEEFGLRVDQIRDDYDFYLRTGLLEPALPGGPR; this is encoded by the coding sequence ATGACCGACGCGTACCCCGCTGTGGACGAGCTGCTGGCCAACGCGGTCGAGCGGACGGGGTTCGATGACTTCGGGACGTCCGACTTCCGCGACGGGCTCGACATGATGCTCGAGAGCCTCGCCGTCGACGCGCCGTACGGTCCCGATGGCCGCGCCGCAGCCCTGGCCCTGATCGAGCGACGTCTCGACAATCGTCTCCAGGTGGAGGCGTGGCTCGCCGGTCACCCGGCCGAGGCCGCCGCGCCGATACGAGAACCTGTCTCGATCGTGGGCCTGCCGCGCACAGGCACGACTGCGCTCGGCAACATGATGTCCCTCGACCCGCGGTTCCGTCCGCTCCGGCCGTGGGAGCAGGAACAGCCTTGTCCCCCGCCGCGCCTCGAGGACGAAACGAACGACCCGCGTCGCGTCGCCTATGTCGAGCGGATCGAGGCGATGCTGCGCGACGACCCGGCCCAGGGGGCGATGCACATCTGGGAACCCGACGCCACGATGGAGGACACCGAGATCCTCGGTCTCAGCTTCCGGTCGCAGCAGATGACGATGCCGATCTGGCGCTATCACGCGTGGTGGCGCCAGGGCGACATGCGTGACACGTTCCGTCACCACGCCCGGGTCGCCCGGCTTCTCCAGGCCCACCGGCCGCCCAACCGCTGGCTCTTCAAGGCGCCGCACCACAAGTTCCACCTCGATCACATGCTCGATGCCTACCCCGACATCCGCTTCGTGTTCACCCATCGCGATCCGGCGACGTCGGTGCCGTCGTACGCGAGTTTCGTGACGTCGCTGTACCCGGACGAGGTCGTGCAGCGGATCGGCAAGGAGAAGATCGGGCGCGAGATCCACGGACACCTGCTCACGGGTATGCAACAGGCAATGGCCGCCAGGAAAAAGCTCGGACCGGACCGCTTCTTCGACGTCCAGCACGCAGAGTTCGTCGAGCGGCCACTCGACGTGCTCGAACGCATCTACGGCTGGCTCGGTCTACCGCTGACGGAGGAGACCCGAACCGCGTTCGAAGCGTGGCGGGCGAAGCACGCGTCGGGCACCCATGGCGCCCATCGCTACACGCCCGAGGAGTTCGGCTTGCGAGTCGATCAGATCCGTGACGACTACGACTTCTACCTGCGCACCGGTCTCCTCGAACCGGCGCTGCCGGGCGGACCACGATGA